A region of the Haematobia irritans isolate KBUSLIRL chromosome 5, ASM5000362v1, whole genome shotgun sequence genome:
TTGTACGAGTATGTTACTCAATCTGGTGAAGTGTAAGAAGATGACTTTTTCTCGTAGAGTTTGTGAACAGACTGAGTACTACGTTGGGAATTATAGGCTTGAGAATTTGTTTAGATTTAATGATTTAGGTGTATTGTTTGATTCCAGGCTTGACTTTGGTCCCCATATTGAGGGATGTGTCAATAAGGCAACTGGTGTTTTGGCTTTCATTAAGAGATGGTCTAAGGAATTTGTTGATCCTTATCTTACGAAGAGGCTCTTTACGATTCTGGTTAGACCGATATCAGAGAATGCGTGTGTTATCTGGTCACCAAGTTATCGTTGTTCTATTGATCGTATTGAATCTGTACAGAAACAGTTTCTTATTTTTGCTTTGAGGGGC
Encoded here:
- the LOC142239736 gene encoding uncharacterized protein LOC142239736, encoding MYADDVKLFVSFDNASDSLLLQEDIDKLADWCASNCTSMLLNLVKCKKMTFSRRVCEQTEYYVGNYRLENLFRFNDLGVLFDSRLDFGPHIEGCVNKATGVLAFIKRWSKEFVDPYLTKRLFTILVRPISENACVIWSPSYRCSIDRIESVQKQFLIFALRGLGWNNLYDLPPYSSRLMLIDLSSLERRRFMYGIVFLTKLINGD